The following proteins are encoded in a genomic region of Drosophila bipectinata strain 14024-0381.07 chromosome XL, DbipHiC1v2, whole genome shotgun sequence:
- the LOC108129539 gene encoding potassium voltage-gated channel protein Shaker isoform X9, with the protein MQMILVAGGSLPKLSSQDEEGGAGHGFGGGPQHFEPIPHDHDFCERVVINVSGLRFETQLRTLNQFPDTLLGDPARRLRYFDPLRNEYFFDRSRPSFDAILYYYQSGGRLRRPVNVPLDVFSEEIKFYELGDQAINKFREDEGFIKEEERPLPDNEKQRKVWLLFEYPESSQAARVVAIISVFVILLSIVIFCLETLPEFKHYKVFNTTTNGTKIEEDEVPDITDPFFLIETLCIIWFTFELTVRFLACPNKLNFCRDVMNVIDIIAIIPYFITLATVVAEEEDTLNLPKAPVSPQDKSSNQAMSLAILRVIRLVRVFRIFKLSRHSKGLQILGRTLKASMRELGLLIFFLFIGVVLFSSAVYFAEAGSENSFFKSIPDAFWWAVVTMTTVGYGDMTPVGVWGKIVGSLCAIAGVLTIALPVPVIVSNFNYFYHRETDQEEMQSQNFNHVTSCPYLPGTLVGQHMKKSSLSESSSDMMDLDDGVESTPGLTDTHPGRSAVQAPFLGAQQQQQQQQQSQPQQQPVASTSMSMSLDKQLQHPLQQSQQQLYQQQQQQQQQQQQQQQQNGFKQQQQQQQLQQHHTISAAASAAAGSSSSGLTMRHNNALAVSIETDV; encoded by the exons GTCTTTGCCCAAATTGAGCAGTCAAGACGAAGAAGGGGGGGCTGGTCATGGCTTTGGTGGCGGACCGCAACACTTTGAACCCATTCCTCACGATCATGATTTCTGCGAAAGAGTCGTTATAAAT gtaAGCGGATTAAGGTTTGAGACCCAACTACGAACGCTAAATCAATTCCCGGACACACTGCTTGGGGATCCGGCTCGGAGATTACGGTACTTTGACCCGCTTagaaatgaatatttttttgaccGTAGTCGACCGAGCTTCGATGCGATTTTATACTATTATCAGAGTG GTGGCCGACTACGGAGACCGGTCAATGTCCCTTTAGACGTATTTAgtgaagaaataaaattttatgaattagGTGATCAAGCAATTAATAAATTCAG aGAGGATGAAGGCTTTATTAAAGAGGAAGAAAGACCATTACCGGATAATGAAAAGCAAAGGAAAGTCTGGCTGCTCTTCGAGTATCCAGAGAGTTCGCAAGCCGCCAGAGTTGTAGCCATAATTAGTGTATTTGTTATATTGCTATCAATTGTTATATTTTGTCTAGAAACATTACCCGAATTTAAGCATTACAAG GTGTTCAATACAACAACAAATGGCACAAAAATCGAGGAAGACGAGGTGCCTGACATCACAGATCCTTTCTTCCTTATAGAAACGTTATGTATTATTTGGTTTACATTTGAACTAACTGTCAG GTTCCTCGCATGTCCgaacaaattaaatttctgcAGGGATGTCATGAATGTTATCGACATAATCGCCATCATTCCGTACTTTATAACACTAGCGACTGTCGTTGCCGAAGAGGAGGATACGTTAAATCTTCCAAAAGCGCCAGTCAGTCCACAG GACAAGTCATCGAATCAGGCTATGTCCTTGGCAATATTACGAGTGATACGATTAGTTCGAGTATTTCGAATATTTAAGTTATCTAGGCATTCGAAGGGTTTACAAATATTAGGACGAACTCTGAAAGCCTCAATGCGGGAATTAGGTTtacttatatttttcttatttatag GCGTCGTACTCTTCTCATCGGCGGTTTATTTTGCGGAAGCTGGAAGCGAAAATTCCTTCTTCAAGTCCATACCCGATGCATTTTGGTGGGCGGTCGTTACCATGACCACCGTTGGATATGGTGACATGAC ACCCGTCGGTGTTTGGGGCAAGATTGTGGGATCACTGTGTGCCATTGCTGGTGTGCTGACCATCGCACTGCCGGTGCCGGTCATCGTCAGCAATTTCAACTACTTCTATCACCGCGAAACGGATCAGGAGGAGATGCAGAGCCAGAACTTTAATCACGTTACTAGTTGTCCATATTTGCCAGGTACATTAG TAGGTCAACACATGAAGAAATCATCGTTGTCCGAGTCCTCATCGGATATGATGGATTTGGACGATGGTGTCGAGTCCACGCCGGGATTGACAGACACGCATCCAGGACGCAGTGCAGTGCAGGCTCCATTTTTGGGagcacagcagcagcagcaacagcagcagcaatcgcagccgcagcagcaaccTGTTGCATCGACTTCGATGTCGATGTCGCTCGATAAACAGTTGCAGCATCCGCTGCAGCAGTCACAGCAGCAACTgtaccagcaacagcaacaacaacaacaacagcagcagcaacaacaacaacagaacgGCTtcaagcaacagcagcagcagcaacagctgcagcagcatCACACAATAAGCGCAGCAGCTAGCGCAGCAgcgggcagcagcagcagcggtcTCACCATGAGGCATAATAATGCCCTGGCCGTTAGCATTGAGACCGACGTTTGA
- the LOC108129539 gene encoding potassium voltage-gated channel protein Shaker isoform X2 — MAAVAGLYGLGEDRQHRKKQQQQQQHQKEQLEQKEEQKKIAERKLQLREQQLQRNSLDGYGSLPKLSSQDEEGGAGHGFGGGPQHFEPIPHDHDFCERVVINVSGLRFETQLRTLNQFPDTLLGDPARRLRYFDPLRNEYFFDRSRPSFDAILYYYQSGGRLRRPVNVPLDVFSEEIKFYELGDQAINKFREDEGFIKEEERPLPDNEKQRKVWLLFEYPESSQAARVVAIISVFVILLSIVIFCLETLPEFKHYKVFNTTTNGTKIEEDEVPDITDPFFLIETLCIIWFTFELTVRFLACPNKLNFCRDVMNVIDIIAIIPYFITLATVVAEEEDTLNLPKAPVSPQDKSSNQAMSLAILRVIRLVRVFRIFKLSRHSKGLQILGRTLKASMRELGLLIFFLFIGVVLFSSAVYFAEAGSDSSFFKSIPDGFWWAVVTMTTVGYGDMRPVGVWGKIVGSLCAIAGVLTIALPVPVIVSNFNYFYHRETDQEEMQSQNFNHVTSCPYLPGTLVGQHMKKSSLSESSSDMMDLDDGVESTPGLTDTHPGRSAVQAPFLGAQQQQQQQQQSQPQQQPVASTSMSMSLDKQLQHPLQQSQQQLYQQQQQQQQQQQQQQQQNGFKQQQQQQQLQQHHTISAAASAAAGSSSSGLTMRHNNALAVSIETDV, encoded by the exons GTCTTTGCCCAAATTGAGCAGTCAAGACGAAGAAGGGGGGGCTGGTCATGGCTTTGGTGGCGGACCGCAACACTTTGAACCCATTCCTCACGATCATGATTTCTGCGAAAGAGTCGTTATAAAT gtaAGCGGATTAAGGTTTGAGACCCAACTACGAACGCTAAATCAATTCCCGGACACACTGCTTGGGGATCCGGCTCGGAGATTACGGTACTTTGACCCGCTTagaaatgaatatttttttgaccGTAGTCGACCGAGCTTCGATGCGATTTTATACTATTATCAGAGTG GTGGCCGACTACGGAGACCGGTCAATGTCCCTTTAGACGTATTTAgtgaagaaataaaattttatgaattagGTGATCAAGCAATTAATAAATTCAG aGAGGATGAAGGCTTTATTAAAGAGGAAGAAAGACCATTACCGGATAATGAAAAGCAAAGGAAAGTCTGGCTGCTCTTCGAGTATCCAGAGAGTTCGCAAGCCGCCAGAGTTGTAGCCATAATTAGTGTATTTGTTATATTGCTATCAATTGTTATATTTTGTCTAGAAACATTACCCGAATTTAAGCATTACAAG GTGTTCAATACAACAACAAATGGCACAAAAATCGAGGAAGACGAGGTGCCTGACATCACAGATCCTTTCTTCCTTATAGAAACGTTATGTATTATTTGGTTTACATTTGAACTAACTGTCAG GTTCCTCGCATGTCCgaacaaattaaatttctgcAGGGATGTCATGAATGTTATCGACATAATCGCCATCATTCCGTACTTTATAACACTAGCGACTGTCGTTGCCGAAGAGGAGGATACGTTAAATCTTCCAAAAGCGCCAGTCAGTCCACAG GACAAGTCATCGAATCAGGCTATGTCCTTGGCAATATTACGAGTGATACGATTAGTTCGAGTATTTCGAATATTTAAGTTATCTAGGCATTCGAAGGGTTTACAAATATTAGGACGAACTCTGAAAGCCTCAATGCGGGAATTAGGTTtacttatatttttcttatttatag GCGTGGTCCTATTTTCGTCGGCGGTTTATTTTGCGGAGGCTGGCAGCGACAGTTCATTTTTCAAATCGATTCCGGACGGATTCTGGTGGGCTGTGGTGACCATGACGACGGTGGGATATGGTGATATGAG ACCCGTCGGTGTTTGGGGCAAGATTGTGGGATCACTGTGTGCCATTGCTGGTGTGCTGACCATCGCACTGCCGGTGCCGGTCATCGTCAGCAATTTCAACTACTTCTATCACCGCGAAACGGATCAGGAGGAGATGCAGAGCCAGAACTTTAATCACGTTACTAGTTGTCCATATTTGCCAGGTACATTAG TAGGTCAACACATGAAGAAATCATCGTTGTCCGAGTCCTCATCGGATATGATGGATTTGGACGATGGTGTCGAGTCCACGCCGGGATTGACAGACACGCATCCAGGACGCAGTGCAGTGCAGGCTCCATTTTTGGGagcacagcagcagcagcaacagcagcagcaatcgcagccgcagcagcaaccTGTTGCATCGACTTCGATGTCGATGTCGCTCGATAAACAGTTGCAGCATCCGCTGCAGCAGTCACAGCAGCAACTgtaccagcaacagcaacaacaacaacaacagcagcagcaacaacaacaacagaacgGCTtcaagcaacagcagcagcagcaacagctgcagcagcatCACACAATAAGCGCAGCAGCTAGCGCAGCAgcgggcagcagcagcagcggtcTCACCATGAGGCATAATAATGCCCTGGCCGTTAGCATTGAGACCGACGTTTGA
- the LOC108129539 gene encoding potassium voltage-gated channel protein Shaker isoform X8 translates to MDIDSSITIESSLPKLSSQDEEGGAGHGFGGGPQHFEPIPHDHDFCERVVINVSGLRFETQLRTLNQFPDTLLGDPARRLRYFDPLRNEYFFDRSRPSFDAILYYYQSGGRLRRPVNVPLDVFSEEIKFYELGDQAINKFREDEGFIKEEERPLPDNEKQRKVWLLFEYPESSQAARVVAIISVFVILLSIVIFCLETLPEFKHYKVFNTTTNGTKIEEDEVPDITDPFFLIETLCIIWFTFELTVRFLACPNKLNFCRDVMNVIDIIAIIPYFITLATVVAEEEDTLNLPKAPVSPQDKSSNQAMSLAILRVIRLVRVFRIFKLSRHSKGLQILGRTLKASMRELGLLIFFLFIGVVLFSSAVYFAEAGSENSFFKSIPDAFWWAVVTMTTVGYGDMTPVGVWGKIVGSLCAIAGVLTIALPVPVIVSNFNYFYHRETDQEEMQSQNFNHVTSCPYLPGTLVGQHMKKSSLSESSSDMMDLDDGVESTPGLTDTHPGRSAVQAPFLGAQQQQQQQQQSQPQQQPVASTSMSMSLDKQLQHPLQQSQQQLYQQQQQQQQQQQQQQQQNGFKQQQQQQQLQQHHTISAAASAAAGSSSSGLTMRHNNALAVSIETDV, encoded by the exons GTCTTTGCCCAAATTGAGCAGTCAAGACGAAGAAGGGGGGGCTGGTCATGGCTTTGGTGGCGGACCGCAACACTTTGAACCCATTCCTCACGATCATGATTTCTGCGAAAGAGTCGTTATAAAT gtaAGCGGATTAAGGTTTGAGACCCAACTACGAACGCTAAATCAATTCCCGGACACACTGCTTGGGGATCCGGCTCGGAGATTACGGTACTTTGACCCGCTTagaaatgaatatttttttgaccGTAGTCGACCGAGCTTCGATGCGATTTTATACTATTATCAGAGTG GTGGCCGACTACGGAGACCGGTCAATGTCCCTTTAGACGTATTTAgtgaagaaataaaattttatgaattagGTGATCAAGCAATTAATAAATTCAG aGAGGATGAAGGCTTTATTAAAGAGGAAGAAAGACCATTACCGGATAATGAAAAGCAAAGGAAAGTCTGGCTGCTCTTCGAGTATCCAGAGAGTTCGCAAGCCGCCAGAGTTGTAGCCATAATTAGTGTATTTGTTATATTGCTATCAATTGTTATATTTTGTCTAGAAACATTACCCGAATTTAAGCATTACAAG GTGTTCAATACAACAACAAATGGCACAAAAATCGAGGAAGACGAGGTGCCTGACATCACAGATCCTTTCTTCCTTATAGAAACGTTATGTATTATTTGGTTTACATTTGAACTAACTGTCAG GTTCCTCGCATGTCCgaacaaattaaatttctgcAGGGATGTCATGAATGTTATCGACATAATCGCCATCATTCCGTACTTTATAACACTAGCGACTGTCGTTGCCGAAGAGGAGGATACGTTAAATCTTCCAAAAGCGCCAGTCAGTCCACAG GACAAGTCATCGAATCAGGCTATGTCCTTGGCAATATTACGAGTGATACGATTAGTTCGAGTATTTCGAATATTTAAGTTATCTAGGCATTCGAAGGGTTTACAAATATTAGGACGAACTCTGAAAGCCTCAATGCGGGAATTAGGTTtacttatatttttcttatttatag GCGTCGTACTCTTCTCATCGGCGGTTTATTTTGCGGAAGCTGGAAGCGAAAATTCCTTCTTCAAGTCCATACCCGATGCATTTTGGTGGGCGGTCGTTACCATGACCACCGTTGGATATGGTGACATGAC ACCCGTCGGTGTTTGGGGCAAGATTGTGGGATCACTGTGTGCCATTGCTGGTGTGCTGACCATCGCACTGCCGGTGCCGGTCATCGTCAGCAATTTCAACTACTTCTATCACCGCGAAACGGATCAGGAGGAGATGCAGAGCCAGAACTTTAATCACGTTACTAGTTGTCCATATTTGCCAGGTACATTAG TAGGTCAACACATGAAGAAATCATCGTTGTCCGAGTCCTCATCGGATATGATGGATTTGGACGATGGTGTCGAGTCCACGCCGGGATTGACAGACACGCATCCAGGACGCAGTGCAGTGCAGGCTCCATTTTTGGGagcacagcagcagcagcaacagcagcagcaatcgcagccgcagcagcaaccTGTTGCATCGACTTCGATGTCGATGTCGCTCGATAAACAGTTGCAGCATCCGCTGCAGCAGTCACAGCAGCAACTgtaccagcaacagcaacaacaacaacaacagcagcagcaacaacaacaacagaacgGCTtcaagcaacagcagcagcagcaacagctgcagcagcatCACACAATAAGCGCAGCAGCTAGCGCAGCAgcgggcagcagcagcagcggtcTCACCATGAGGCATAATAATGCCCTGGCCGTTAGCATTGAGACCGACGTTTGA
- the LOC108129539 gene encoding potassium voltage-gated channel protein Shaker isoform X1: MAAVAGLYGLGEDRQHRKKQQQQQQHQKEQLEQKEEQKKIAERKLQLREQQLQRNSLDGYGSLPKLSSQDEEGGAGHGFGGGPQHFEPIPHDHDFCERVVINVSGLRFETQLRTLNQFPDTLLGDPARRLRYFDPLRNEYFFDRSRPSFDAILYYYQSGGRLRRPVNVPLDVFSEEIKFYELGDQAINKFREDEGFIKEEERPLPDNEKQRKVWLLFEYPESSQAARVVAIISVFVILLSIVIFCLETLPEFKHYKVFNTTTNGTKIEEDEVPDITDPFFLIETLCIIWFTFELTVRFLACPNKLNFCRDVMNVIDIIAIIPYFITLATVVAEEEDTLNLPKAPVSPQDKSSNQAMSLAILRVIRLVRVFRIFKLSRHSKGLQILGRTLKASMRELGLLIFFLFIGVVLFSSAVYFAEAGSENSFFKSIPDAFWWAVVTMTTVGYGDMTPVGVWGKIVGSLCAIAGVLTIALPVPVIVSNFNYFYHRETDQEEMQSQNFNHVTSCPYLPGTLVGQHMKKSSLSESSSDMMDLDDGVESTPGLTDTHPGRSAVQAPFLGAQQQQQQQQQSQPQQQPVASTSMSMSLDKQLQHPLQQSQQQLYQQQQQQQQQQQQQQQQNGFKQQQQQQQLQQHHTISAAASAAAGSSSSGLTMRHNNALAVSIETDV, encoded by the exons GTCTTTGCCCAAATTGAGCAGTCAAGACGAAGAAGGGGGGGCTGGTCATGGCTTTGGTGGCGGACCGCAACACTTTGAACCCATTCCTCACGATCATGATTTCTGCGAAAGAGTCGTTATAAAT gtaAGCGGATTAAGGTTTGAGACCCAACTACGAACGCTAAATCAATTCCCGGACACACTGCTTGGGGATCCGGCTCGGAGATTACGGTACTTTGACCCGCTTagaaatgaatatttttttgaccGTAGTCGACCGAGCTTCGATGCGATTTTATACTATTATCAGAGTG GTGGCCGACTACGGAGACCGGTCAATGTCCCTTTAGACGTATTTAgtgaagaaataaaattttatgaattagGTGATCAAGCAATTAATAAATTCAG aGAGGATGAAGGCTTTATTAAAGAGGAAGAAAGACCATTACCGGATAATGAAAAGCAAAGGAAAGTCTGGCTGCTCTTCGAGTATCCAGAGAGTTCGCAAGCCGCCAGAGTTGTAGCCATAATTAGTGTATTTGTTATATTGCTATCAATTGTTATATTTTGTCTAGAAACATTACCCGAATTTAAGCATTACAAG GTGTTCAATACAACAACAAATGGCACAAAAATCGAGGAAGACGAGGTGCCTGACATCACAGATCCTTTCTTCCTTATAGAAACGTTATGTATTATTTGGTTTACATTTGAACTAACTGTCAG GTTCCTCGCATGTCCgaacaaattaaatttctgcAGGGATGTCATGAATGTTATCGACATAATCGCCATCATTCCGTACTTTATAACACTAGCGACTGTCGTTGCCGAAGAGGAGGATACGTTAAATCTTCCAAAAGCGCCAGTCAGTCCACAG GACAAGTCATCGAATCAGGCTATGTCCTTGGCAATATTACGAGTGATACGATTAGTTCGAGTATTTCGAATATTTAAGTTATCTAGGCATTCGAAGGGTTTACAAATATTAGGACGAACTCTGAAAGCCTCAATGCGGGAATTAGGTTtacttatatttttcttatttatag GCGTCGTACTCTTCTCATCGGCGGTTTATTTTGCGGAAGCTGGAAGCGAAAATTCCTTCTTCAAGTCCATACCCGATGCATTTTGGTGGGCGGTCGTTACCATGACCACCGTTGGATATGGTGACATGAC ACCCGTCGGTGTTTGGGGCAAGATTGTGGGATCACTGTGTGCCATTGCTGGTGTGCTGACCATCGCACTGCCGGTGCCGGTCATCGTCAGCAATTTCAACTACTTCTATCACCGCGAAACGGATCAGGAGGAGATGCAGAGCCAGAACTTTAATCACGTTACTAGTTGTCCATATTTGCCAGGTACATTAG TAGGTCAACACATGAAGAAATCATCGTTGTCCGAGTCCTCATCGGATATGATGGATTTGGACGATGGTGTCGAGTCCACGCCGGGATTGACAGACACGCATCCAGGACGCAGTGCAGTGCAGGCTCCATTTTTGGGagcacagcagcagcagcaacagcagcagcaatcgcagccgcagcagcaaccTGTTGCATCGACTTCGATGTCGATGTCGCTCGATAAACAGTTGCAGCATCCGCTGCAGCAGTCACAGCAGCAACTgtaccagcaacagcaacaacaacaacaacagcagcagcaacaacaacaacagaacgGCTtcaagcaacagcagcagcagcaacagctgcagcagcatCACACAATAAGCGCAGCAGCTAGCGCAGCAgcgggcagcagcagcagcggtcTCACCATGAGGCATAATAATGCCCTGGCCGTTAGCATTGAGACCGACGTTTGA